In one window of Proteobacteria bacterium CG1_02_64_396 DNA:
- a CDS encoding ATP-dependent exonuclease SbcCD, C subunit-like protein produces MTKGTIGGGLEFMADDTLTGFRLHRLEVYNWGTFHGKVWSLNLGGRNTLLTGDIGSGKSTLVDAVTTLLVPAHRVAYNKAAGAESKERSLRSYVLGHYKSERGGLEGSAKPVALRHPGDYSAILGVFRNQGYDQTVTLAQLFWMKEPHGQPARLFVVLDREGSIAGDFSGLGADLKELRKRLRDEGAEVSDSFPPYGAAFRRRFGIKDDQALELFHQTVSMKSVGNLTEFVRAHMLEPFDVQPRIESLIAHFDDLTRAHEAVLTAKRQVALLAPLVADCDRHAQEREAVESLRGAREALRPYFAAQKRDLLDKRLENLEGEQGRLAARVARLADERDTLRGREGQLRLDIAASGGDRLASLDADIARLRDERERRRIKAEQYGRLLQGVGEPPAADEGGFLDQRQRFDHLAETLRDREAALQNGRIEHETTLRRGKQEHDELEAEIASLKARRSNIPAAAMALRGRLCQALDLSEEAIPFAGELIRVRPDQRDWEGAAERLLHNFGLSLLVPDDHYRAVADWVDRTDLRGRLVYYRVRTGSGEAVVPGEAALAAKLEVQPSPLAEWLERELARRFDHVCCPDHESFRRQSKAVTLSGQIKSPGEKHEKDDRHRLDDRARYVLGWSNAEKIAALEGQRLAMEGRLAEVAGRIAALMREQQGLQKSLDALARLGEYRDFRELDWATPAAEEARRAEERAALAAASDLLQQLTAQLEQTHTELRQVEATLEQGQRELAKTEQKIDDAAAQRGQLQALLEAPETTVHLPLFERIDALRAEGLGEHTLTVESCDNRESDLRIWIQAEIDKIDSRIKRLLEKIVAAMKSYCTAFPLETQEVDAAVEAADEYRTMLERLQADDLPRFEARFKALLNENTINEIAHFSSQLYKEREQIKERIETINRSLTQIDYNPGRYILLEAQSAQEGDIRDFQADLRACTEDALTGSDQAQYSEMKFLQVRAIVERLRGREGSGELDKRWRDKVTDVRNWFLFSASERWREDDAEFEHYTDSGGKSGGQKEKLAYTILAASLAYQFGLEWNRVRSRSFRFVVIDEAFGRGSDESARYGLNLFAQLHLQLLIVTPLQKIHIIEPFVHGVGFVVNAAGNDSKLRNLSIEDYRAEKGARAQGGPA; encoded by the coding sequence ATGACTAAGGGCACCATCGGCGGCGGATTGGAATTCATGGCCGACGACACCCTGACCGGCTTTCGGCTCCACCGGCTGGAGGTCTACAACTGGGGGACCTTCCACGGCAAGGTCTGGAGCCTGAATCTCGGCGGTCGCAACACCTTGCTGACCGGCGACATCGGCTCGGGCAAATCGACCCTGGTCGACGCGGTCACCACCCTGTTGGTCCCGGCCCACCGGGTCGCCTACAACAAGGCGGCGGGGGCCGAAAGCAAGGAGCGCTCCCTACGCTCCTACGTGCTGGGCCACTACAAGTCGGAGCGGGGCGGATTGGAAGGGAGCGCCAAGCCGGTGGCGCTGCGCCACCCCGGCGACTACTCGGCGATCCTGGGGGTCTTCCGCAATCAGGGGTACGACCAGACCGTCACCCTGGCCCAGCTCTTCTGGATGAAGGAGCCCCACGGCCAACCGGCCCGGCTGTTCGTCGTCCTCGACCGGGAGGGCTCCATCGCGGGGGATTTCTCCGGTCTGGGGGCCGACCTTAAAGAGCTGCGCAAGCGACTGCGCGACGAGGGGGCCGAGGTGAGCGACTCCTTCCCCCCCTACGGCGCTGCTTTTCGCCGCCGCTTCGGCATCAAGGACGATCAGGCGCTGGAGCTCTTCCACCAGACGGTGTCGATGAAGTCGGTGGGCAACCTGACCGAGTTCGTCCGCGCCCACATGTTGGAGCCCTTCGACGTCCAACCCCGCATCGAGTCGCTCATCGCCCACTTCGACGACCTGACCCGGGCCCACGAGGCGGTGTTGACCGCCAAGCGGCAGGTGGCGCTGCTCGCCCCCCTGGTGGCCGACTGCGACCGCCACGCGCAGGAGCGGGAGGCGGTCGAGTCGCTGCGGGGGGCGCGGGAGGCGCTGCGCCCCTACTTCGCCGCCCAAAAGCGGGATCTGCTCGACAAGCGGCTGGAAAACCTCGAAGGGGAGCAAGGCCGCCTGGCGGCGCGGGTCGCCCGGCTGGCCGATGAGCGCGACACCCTGCGCGGTCGGGAAGGGCAATTGCGGCTCGACATCGCCGCCAGCGGCGGCGACCGACTGGCAAGCCTCGACGCCGACATCGCCCGGCTGCGCGACGAACGGGAGCGCCGCCGGATCAAGGCCGAGCAATACGGCCGCCTGCTCCAGGGGGTGGGGGAGCCTCCCGCCGCCGACGAGGGGGGATTCCTCGACCAACGGCAGCGGTTCGACCACCTGGCCGAGACGCTGCGCGACCGGGAGGCGGCGCTGCAAAACGGGCGGATCGAACACGAGACGACCCTGCGCCGAGGCAAGCAAGAGCACGACGAACTCGAAGCCGAGATCGCCAGCCTCAAGGCGCGGCGCAGCAACATCCCCGCCGCCGCCATGGCGCTGCGGGGGCGGCTGTGCCAGGCGTTGGATTTGAGCGAGGAGGCGATTCCCTTCGCGGGCGAGTTGATCCGGGTCCGCCCCGACCAGCGCGACTGGGAGGGGGCTGCCGAGCGGCTGCTGCACAACTTCGGCCTGTCGCTGCTGGTCCCCGACGACCACTACCGGGCGGTGGCCGACTGGGTCGACCGCACCGACCTGCGCGGGCGGCTGGTCTACTACCGGGTTCGGACCGGATCGGGGGAGGCGGTCGTCCCTGGGGAGGCCGCCCTGGCCGCCAAGCTGGAGGTCCAACCCTCCCCTTTGGCCGAATGGCTGGAGCGGGAGCTGGCCCGCCGCTTCGACCACGTTTGCTGCCCCGATCACGAGAGCTTCCGCCGCCAATCCAAGGCGGTGACCTTGAGCGGCCAGATCAAATCGCCGGGCGAAAAACACGAAAAAGACGACCGCCACCGCCTCGACGACCGCGCCCGCTACGTGCTGGGGTGGAGCAACGCCGAGAAGATCGCCGCCCTGGAGGGGCAACGGCTTGCCATGGAGGGACGTCTGGCCGAGGTCGCCGGGCGGATCGCCGCCCTGATGCGGGAACAACAGGGGCTCCAAAAGAGCCTCGACGCCCTGGCCCGCCTGGGGGAATACCGCGATTTCCGCGAGCTGGACTGGGCGACTCCGGCGGCCGAAGAGGCGCGACGGGCCGAGGAGCGGGCGGCGCTGGCCGCCGCCTCCGACCTGCTACAACAACTGACCGCGCAACTGGAACAAACCCACACCGAGCTGCGGCAGGTCGAGGCAACCCTAGAGCAGGGGCAGCGGGAGCTGGCCAAAACCGAGCAAAAGATCGACGACGCCGCCGCCCAACGCGGCCAGCTCCAAGCGCTGCTGGAGGCCCCCGAAACGACGGTTCATCTGCCCCTCTTCGAGCGGATCGACGCATTGCGGGCCGAGGGGTTGGGGGAACACACCCTGACGGTGGAGTCGTGCGACAACCGCGAAAGCGACCTGCGCATCTGGATCCAGGCAGAGATCGACAAGATCGACAGCCGCATCAAGCGCCTGCTCGAAAAAATCGTCGCTGCCATGAAGTCCTACTGCACCGCGTTTCCCCTCGAGACCCAAGAGGTCGACGCTGCGGTCGAGGCGGCGGACGAATACCGGACGATGCTGGAGCGGCTGCAAGCCGACGACCTGCCCCGCTTCGAAGCCCGCTTCAAGGCGCTGCTCAACGAAAACACCATCAACGAGATCGCCCATTTCAGCTCGCAATTGTACAAGGAGCGCGAGCAGATCAAGGAGCGGATCGAGACCATCAACCGCTCCCTGACCCAGATCGACTACAACCCGGGCCGCTACATCCTGCTGGAGGCGCAGTCGGCCCAAGAGGGCGACATCCGCGACTTTCAAGCCGACCTGCGCGCCTGCACCGAGGATGCCCTGACCGGCTCGGACCAAGCCCAGTATTCCGAAATGAAGTTCTTGCAGGTGCGGGCCATCGTCGAGCGGCTGCGGGGCCGGGAGGGGAGCGGCGAGCTCGACAAACGCTGGCGCGACAAGGTGACCGATGTGCGCAACTGGTTCCTCTTCTCGGCCAGCGAGCGCTGGCGTGAGGACGACGCCGAGTTCGAGCACTACACCGATTCGGGGGGCAAGTCGGGGGGGCAGAAAGAAAAACTGGCCTACACCATTTTGGCGGCGAGCCTGGCCTACCAATTCGGGCTGGAGTGGAACCGGGTGCGCTCGCGCTCCTTCCGTTTCGTGGTCATCGACGAGGCCTTCGGGCGCGGATCCGACGAGTCGGCCCGTTACGGGCTGAACCTGTTCGCACAACTCCACCTGCAACTGCTCATCGTTACCCCATTGCAGAAGATCCACATCATCGAGCCCTTCGTGCACGGGGTCGGCTTCGTGGTCAACGCGGCGGGCAACGATTCCAAGCTGCGCAACCTGAGCATCGAGGACTACCGGGCCGAGAAGGGGGCGCGGGCGCAAGGGGGGCCGGCGTGA